The DNA region TCGATCTTTCGTGACGGTCCGTCGGTCTATCCGGTGGGCCGTTTCGGCTTGTCGGGTGGGTGGCGGGCAGGCCAGCGGACCGGCTGTCGTGCCGGGTATTCGCCGGGTTCCACTGCTCCGGGCTGGTGGGGTGCTCGTTGGGGCAGGGCGTTGTGACTGGTCAGTCAGGGTCCGATAGGGCGTACAGGCGGGCGAACGCGCTGGTGATCAGGTCGGTCCAGGGCCAGTGGAGGGCGAGACGGTGTGGGTGGCGTCAATCTCGGTGACGTGATCAAGTGAGGGATTCTGGGATGGCAGCAGCTGGGAGTTTTGACGGCAGTGACGGGCGTAGGGCTGTCGACAGGTTGACGGCCCTGGTCGCCGCTCCTTCGGGGGGCGGGAGTTCCATCGACTGGGGTCGGGTTACGATCGAATACGATCACGGAATTCCCGACGACTACAAGGAGTTCATGGGGGTCTACGGGGAGGGCGTGTTCGACAACTTCTTGTCCGTGGTCCCCCCGATTCCGGAGGCCTACCCGAACGACCTCAGTGCCACGGTGAAGGGGGTGACCGACGACGCTCAGTTCACCGGAGAGGAAGAAGGGTTCTCCGACCCCGACCTTCTGATCGGATGGGGTTTGACGACGGACTCCGACCTGCTGTGCTGGTACGCCGATGGCGACGACCCCAACGACTGGACGACTGTCCTGTGGCGTCGCCACTGGTCCGGCCCGGAGGCGTGGATGCGGTTCGACTGCGGCATGGTGGATCTGCTGTGCCGGTACGTCCGGCAAGAAATTCCGCAGTTCTGGATCCCGGATCTCAGGTATTCGGGGTCGCGCTTCAACCGCTCTCGCGACATCAGGAGATACCGGGGCACCGGAACGGATCTCTGGGGCCCTGAGCCACTCGCTGGGTGATCCTCTCGGTAGCGTCGGCTTGGGGTACGTGGACCAGGAAGCTCAGGACTCGACGGCGTCGCGCAGCGCGCCCCCGGCGTCGGCGTGCCCTCGCGGGCCGGCGCCGGGGGAGCGCAGCCGGCGTCGTCCTCCGAGAGCATCGAGCCCCGCACCCGTTGCACGTAGCGCTCGATCAGGTGGCACAGCACGCTGACCGTCGCTCGGCGACACCGATACTGTTGTTCTCGAGAATCGCCCCAGGGGTACTCCATAGGTGCTGGCAATAGGATGTTTTTCGGATGTTGTGGGTGGATCGGATCGTTCAGGCCGTCGGATGGCAGCCCCTCGGGCTGGTGATTGACTGGGCTGCTGTGGAAGACGATTTCGGCGTGGCGCTTCCTGGCGACTACAAGCTGCTCTGCGAGACGTTCGGGCCGGGGCAGTTCAGTGGCTATCTCGACCTCCTCCATCCGGACGGCGGGGATTCGCTGGTGGGGTGCAACTCGGAACTGCGGTCCATCCCGAGGCCTTCGGATTTCGACCCGTACGCCCCATACCGGATCTTCATGCCAGGGCAGGGAGGGCTGATCCAGTGGGGTATCTCCGTTCGCGGTTCTTCCTTCTTCTGGGATGCCAGCAACGAAGATCCGGGCCAGTGGCGTGTGCTCGCTCAGCCGGAGTACGGCGGATGGTCCGAGTTCGACTTCTCGATGTCTGAGTTCCTCTGGAAGGTCGTTGCGGACGTCCAGCTCGAGGAATTCTCGATCGGAGACCTGGTGGATCCTCCGTTCTTCGTGCCGGCGGCAAGGTAGTTGCCCCACGTGTACCGGATCACCAAGTACGACCCCGCCGACCGCGACGAGCGGGGCGTGTACACGGGGCCGCAGGAGGCGGTCAGCGACCACGGGCCGGTCGAGGCCGCCTACCTGGAGGCCGTCGCCGCCTTCGCGAAGGAGAGCGGTGTGCGGCACCTGTCGATCCGCGAGCCCCAGGCCCCGCCCGGCTTCGCCCACTTCGGCCTGGAGCCGCCGGTCGAGGGCGGCGGCCTCGCGGGGCTCTTCCCGCCCGACCTGACCGGCTTCCACGACGGCGCCCGGGTGCCGGTCGCGGTCGGCCTGGAACTGGTACGGGCCATGCTCCGCGACAGCGGCGCCTGGTGCCGCCTGGAGAGCGAGCCTGACGCCTTCCCCGAGCCCGGCTTCGCCGTGCACGTCGGCTGGGACCAGTACGTCTACGTCAGCAGCAGCGCGCCCTGCCCGGCCGCGGTGGCGCGCACCCGCGAACTGGGCCTGCACCCGGAGCCGTTGGACGCTTCCCCGTACGAGGCCGAGTTCGACGAGCCGGGCGAGCAGCGCCCCGCCGATGACCACTTCTGGTCCTGGCTGCGCCGGTGCGTGGCGACTGGCCGGGCGGCGCTGCTGGAGGAGATGCACATCGACAACGCCTCCCGCTGGCACCGGCTCGACGGGGGAGCGATCGACGCGGTGCGCGCCAGGCTGGCGCCGCGCGCCCGGCTCGCCGTCTGGCCGGACCTGTCCACCGACGTCGCGGCAGTGCTCACCGGCCTTCCCGAGGAGGGCCTGGTCGAGTTCGTCCGGGAGGGCCACGACGGCCGGATCATCAGCGAGGTCGACGACCCGGAGGAGTTCAGGTCGCGGGCCGCCGAACTGTCCCAGGCCCGGGCGGCCGCCGTCCTGTCGGTGTACACCGGCGAGCGCAGCCCACTGTTCACCGCCGTGCTGCCCGACCCTGACGGCGTCCTGCGAGCCCGGTGGCGCACCGAACCGACCCCGGCCGACCGGGACTGGTCCTTCCTGCGGACCCTTCGTCGCGGCCGGATCGTGACCGCCGTGGTCACCGGGACCACCGGCTCCGGCGTCCTCGTCCGCATCGAGGACCGGCCGGACGGACTGGTCGGCCTGGTCCCCACCGCCGAACTCGTCCAGCCGGCCGCGGGCGCGGTCCGGGCCGGTGAGCTCCTCACCGTGATGATCACCGAAGTCGACCCCACCCGGGGTTGGATCACCCTGTCCCAAGCCCGGGCCCGTTCCGCCTGACGCCCGCCCCGCCTTCACCACTCCCGCGCCGCCGCCAGCAGGTGCTCGCGCACCAGGGCGACGTGCGGGTTGGGGGAGGGGCCCGGGCACTGGACCAGGTAGGACACAACGCCCCCACCGCCCCCTGGCGGTGGGGGCGTTCAGGGCTCCACGGCGTCGCGCACCGCGCAACCGTCCCCATCCGCCGCCCCGCCCGCCGGGGGAGCGGCGCCGTCCTCCTCCGACAGCATCGTGCTGCGCACCCGGTGCACGTACCGCTCGATCAGGTGCCGCAGCACGCCCACCGTCGCGGCGACGTCCGGCTCCGCCACCCCGTCCAGCGCACTGGTCAGCGGCCGGGGTGACCTGGCTGGTGGCCGCCGCCGCACCACTGGCCGCCGTCCTGGGCGCCGAGACGGCCGCGCTGCTGACCGGCCTGCACCGCGCGCACGGGGTGCGGATCCACCGGGGCACGGCCCGCGCGGTGCTGCAAAGGCGCGGCCGGGCCGCCGGCGTGCGGCTGGCCGACGGCTCCGAACTGGCCGCCGACGCCGTCCTGATGGCGATCGGATCCGAGCCCGCCACCGAATGGCTGGCCGGCAGCGGGGTGCCGCTGGCCGACGGCGTGGCCTGCGACGCCCACTGCGCCGCCGGACCCGGCGTCTGGGCGGCCGGCGACGCCGCCTGCTGGCCCGACCCGCGCACCGGCCGGCGCCGCCGTCTCGAACAGCGCACCAACGCCACCGAACAGGCCCAGCACGCCGCCCGGAACCTGCTGGCCGGCCCGGACGGCACCCGGCAGGCCTACGCGCCGGTCCCGTACCTGTGGACCGACCAGTACGGCTTGCGGGTCCAGGCCTTCGGCAGGCCCGGCGGCGCCGACCGCTTCGAACTCGTCGACGGCAGCCTGGCCGACCACCGTAAATGGGTTGGGCCGGCGTGCTGTTGGCTGCTACGGTCGGCTCAGCCGTGAGAGAAGAGCGAGGAGGTGACACCCATGAAGGCGGTATCCGTGTGGGTGCTCTCCCTTGTCGTCACGGTGGGCGATTGACGTTGGTGTCGCCCGGGAGCGCCTCAGACCAGGTAACTCCCGAAAGGCAACACCATGAACTCATCGCACCACGTCCCGAACGAACGGGACACCACCCACCGCGCCCTGACGCTCACCCGGGTCTCGGACACCGAGTGGCACGCCGTGCAGGCCGACCAGGTGGTCGGCCGCGGCGACGCCTCGCGCCGGCCCGACGGGCGGCTGTTCGTCAGCATCGACGCCTGGCACGACACGGTCTTCGACCGGATCGCCCACGCCATGCTGGCCG from Kitasatospora cathayae includes:
- a CDS encoding FAD-dependent oxidoreductase; amino-acid sequence: MTWLVAAAAPLAAVLGAETAALLTGLHRAHGVRIHRGTARAVLQRRGRAAGVRLADGSELAADAVLMAIGSEPATEWLAGSGVPLADGVACDAHCAAGPGVWAAGDAACWPDPRTGRRRRLEQRTNATEQAQHAARNLLAGPDGTRQAYAPVPYLWTDQYGLRVQAFGRPGGADRFELVDGSLADHRKWVGPACCWLLRSAQP
- a CDS encoding S1 domain-containing protein encodes the protein MYRITKYDPADRDERGVYTGPQEAVSDHGPVEAAYLEAVAAFAKESGVRHLSIREPQAPPGFAHFGLEPPVEGGGLAGLFPPDLTGFHDGARVPVAVGLELVRAMLRDSGAWCRLESEPDAFPEPGFAVHVGWDQYVYVSSSAPCPAAVARTRELGLHPEPLDASPYEAEFDEPGEQRPADDHFWSWLRRCVATGRAALLEEMHIDNASRWHRLDGGAIDAVRARLAPRARLAVWPDLSTDVAAVLTGLPEEGLVEFVREGHDGRIISEVDDPEEFRSRAAELSQARAAAVLSVYTGERSPLFTAVLPDPDGVLRARWRTEPTPADRDWSFLRTLRRGRIVTAVVTGTTGSGVLVRIEDRPDGLVGLVPTAELVQPAAGAVRAGELLTVMITEVDPTRGWITLSQARARSA
- a CDS encoding SMI1/KNR4 family protein, giving the protein MDRIVQAVGWQPLGLVIDWAAVEDDFGVALPGDYKLLCETFGPGQFSGYLDLLHPDGGDSLVGCNSELRSIPRPSDFDPYAPYRIFMPGQGGLIQWGISVRGSSFFWDASNEDPGQWRVLAQPEYGGWSEFDFSMSEFLWKVVADVQLEEFSIGDLVDPPFFVPAAR